Proteins encoded within one genomic window of Salmo trutta unplaced genomic scaffold, fSalTru1.1, whole genome shotgun sequence:
- the LOC115180889 gene encoding OX-2 membrane glycoprotein-like isoform X2: MCGSALSRWLMLCLQLLVMLVFRTQGEVIAPSSMTAVAGLPFTLGCNITIATGDTVKQVRWLNKHKQVLLAYEPGESVRTTSRQDDVELTSSHRNVSAITIKRAGPNDEGCYHCIFDIYPSGAQEGKTCLSIEVKVGNEGNKTAISGKLATMSCWYGLPDKVRQVLWRKTAEQGDTTTLASFAKRGQPSIEEPYRGRMTLNPSLGDTQLSIRPVKTEDEGCYTCEFHTYPEGTRSATACLFVYVLPNPEITYMASSGVIEANCTAAARPAAQMVWNVEGDNRTLGPSVSSSYDQGDGTTLVTSTLLLQEGLPHDLSVKCMVHHRGLDSPMSVNLNVGPALTTIISVSCVAALLLCCLCVCLCKCFLCRDY, translated from the exons ATGTGTGGATCTGCCCTGTCTCGGTGGCTGATGCTGTGTCTGCAGCTATTGGTGATGCTGGTTTTCAGGACACAAG GTGAGGTCATCGCCCCCTCCAGCATGACCGCTGTGGCGGGCCTCCCCTTCACGCTGGGCTGTAACATCACCATAGCGACTGGCGACACGGTCAAGCAGGTCCGCTGGCTGAACAAACACAAGCAGGTTCTCTTGGCGTACGAGCCGGGCGAGTCGGTCAGAACCACCTCCCGCCAAGACGACGTGGAGCTAACTTCATCGCACCGCAACGTCAGCGCCATCACCATCAAGAGGGCGGGGCCTAACGACGAGGGCTGCTACCACTGCATCTTTGACATCTACCCCAGCGGAGCACAGGAGGGAAAGACCTGCCTCAGTATCGAAG TCAAAGTGGGCAACGAGGGTAATAAAACAGCCATCAGCGGGAAGCTGGCCACCATGTCCTGCTGGTACGGCCTCCCAGACAAAGTACGCCAGGTCCTGTGGAGAAAGACTGCAGAGCAGGGCGACACGACCACGTTGGCCTCCTTTGCCAAGCGAGGCCAACCCAGCATTGAGGAACCTTATCGGGGACGCATGACCCTGAACCCCTCCCTGGGAGACACCCAGCTGTCCATCAGGCCGGTGAAGACGGAGGACGAGGGCTGCTACACCTGCGAGTTCCACACCTACCCAGAAGGCACCAGGAGTGCCACGGCCTGCCTCtttgtatatg TGCTGCCCAACCCAGAGATCACCTACATGGCCTCCAGCGGGGTCATCGAGGCCAACTGCACAGCCGCAGCCCGTCCTGCAGCCCAGATGGTGTGGAATGTGGAGGGGGACAACCGGACGCTGGGGCCGTCCGTGTCCTCGTCCTACGACCAGGGGGACGGCACCACCCTGGTCACCAGCACCCTCCTCCTCCAGGAGGGCCTGCCCCACGACCTATCCGTCAAATGCATGGTGCACCACCGAGGCCTGGACTCACCCATGTCCGTCAACCTCAATG ttggtCCGGCCCTCACTACTATCATCTCAGTATCCTGTGTGGCAGCCCTGCTCctgtgctgtctgtgtgtgtgcctctgcaAGTGCTTCCTGTGCCGAGACT
- the LOC115180889 gene encoding uncharacterized protein LOC115180889 isoform X1: MCGSALSRWLMLCLQLLVMLVFRTQGEVIAPSSMTAVAGLPFTLGCNITIATGDTVKQVRWLNKHKQVLLAYEPGESVRTTSRQDDVELTSSHRNVSAITIKRAGPNDEGCYHCIFDIYPSGAQEGKTCLSIEVKVGNEGNKTAISGKLATMSCWYGLPDKVRQVLWRKTAEQGDTTTLASFAKRGQPSIEEPYRGRMTLNPSLGDTQLSIRPVKTEDEGCYTCEFHTYPEGTRSATACLFVYAQCCPTQRSPTWPPAGSSRPTAQPQPVLQPRWCGMWRGTTGRWGRPCPRPTTRGTAPPWSPAPSSSRRACPTTYPSNAWCTTEAWTHPCPSTSMLVRPSLLSSQYPVWQPCSCAVCVCASASASCAETIEI; this comes from the exons ATGTGTGGATCTGCCCTGTCTCGGTGGCTGATGCTGTGTCTGCAGCTATTGGTGATGCTGGTTTTCAGGACACAAG GTGAGGTCATCGCCCCCTCCAGCATGACCGCTGTGGCGGGCCTCCCCTTCACGCTGGGCTGTAACATCACCATAGCGACTGGCGACACGGTCAAGCAGGTCCGCTGGCTGAACAAACACAAGCAGGTTCTCTTGGCGTACGAGCCGGGCGAGTCGGTCAGAACCACCTCCCGCCAAGACGACGTGGAGCTAACTTCATCGCACCGCAACGTCAGCGCCATCACCATCAAGAGGGCGGGGCCTAACGACGAGGGCTGCTACCACTGCATCTTTGACATCTACCCCAGCGGAGCACAGGAGGGAAAGACCTGCCTCAGTATCGAAG TCAAAGTGGGCAACGAGGGTAATAAAACAGCCATCAGCGGGAAGCTGGCCACCATGTCCTGCTGGTACGGCCTCCCAGACAAAGTACGCCAGGTCCTGTGGAGAAAGACTGCAGAGCAGGGCGACACGACCACGTTGGCCTCCTTTGCCAAGCGAGGCCAACCCAGCATTGAGGAACCTTATCGGGGACGCATGACCCTGAACCCCTCCCTGGGAGACACCCAGCTGTCCATCAGGCCGGTGAAGACGGAGGACGAGGGCTGCTACACCTGCGAGTTCCACACCTACCCAGAAGGCACCAGGAGTGCCACGGCCTGCCTCtttgtatatg CTCAGTGCTGCCCAACCCAGAGATCACCTACATGGCCTCCAGCGGGGTCATCGAGGCCAACTGCACAGCCGCAGCCCGTCCTGCAGCCCAGATGGTGTGGAATGTGGAGGGGGACAACCGGACGCTGGGGCCGTCCGTGTCCTCGTCCTACGACCAGGGGGACGGCACCACCCTGGTCACCAGCACCCTCCTCCTCCAGGAGGGCCTGCCCCACGACCTATCCGTCAAATGCATGGTGCACCACCGAGGCCTGGACTCACCCATGTCCGTCAACCTCAATG ttggtCCGGCCCTCACTACTATCATCTCAGTATCCTGTGTGGCAGCCCTGCTCctgtgctgtctgtgtgtgtgcctctgcaAGTGCTTCCTGTGCCGAGACT